The window TGTGTGTTGGGGTTCGGGAGAAAGCTATTGAAATCCAGAATTTTCAAGAAACATGCGACTTTCACACTTCACTCTTATATAGTTCAGAAGCATACGATCCCCACTCTAAAGAAACCCAAATCaacagagaaagaaaattaaaagaagaagaaacaaaatgTCCCTGTTTCAAAAACTACTTAGCCAAAATGGGCTATACGATTCAAGCTTTTTCTCAGACATAATGGGGTTTGAATCCAACACCCAAATGGATTGGAAGGAGACACGTAATTCCCACATCTTCGAAATCGATCTTCCGGGTTTCACCAAGGAGGATGTGAACCTCGAATTACGCCAAGACAGAGTAATATGCGTCAGAGCAGAGAGAAaagcacaagaacatgaagaagaagaagaagaagagaaaaagaagctgACGTGGCATTGCAGGGAGAGAGTAGGGACAAGTGGGGTGTTTTCGAGGGAGTTGAGGTTGCCGGAGAATTCGAAAGTCGATGATATTAAGGCATCAATGCGTGATGGGGTGTTGTCGATAACAGTGGCTAAGGATGAGAGTAAGAAGAAGCACAAGAGCCACAAGAAAGTGGTTCACATAGAACAAGAACATCAAGGTGTTGGtgctaataacaataataaagggATTGGGCGTTTTGTTTGTTGCAAAGCTTAGAATGTTTGTTTGATCAAAAGTTTTAGTATGTGTTTGGATGGTTTGTTAAACTGTAATTTGAATGAAAGTAATTTTATAGAATTAATTTTGGGTCGAAGTAAGATTATGGTAACATATTTATCTTCGactaattttatactaaaatgtgTTGGTGTTTGTGTGTGGCTGTGTGTGGCTTTGTGTTTATTTTTTAGTTGAAATGTATTCATGTGTATAACATAGTTTGGAAGATCCTTATTGGTTGGTGTTGCAATCCCTGTATGAGGCTTAATGAACTCTTCTAATGGATTGATTAAAGTGAATTGGTTGTATTTAAAATGCACACCCTCGTTAAAGTTGCCTTTATTTGCTCATTTTGTTATTGCAATACATACAGTAAGTAGCTATTAAATCTTGAAATATTACAATTTTCtgatgaatttttaaaaatgcaaaataaaccaaatatatataagtatattCATTAAACGTTTGGTTCAATTTATCAAACCAGATATACTTTTGGAGTATTTTGTCATTTATATGATTCCCTGTTAAGTTCACTTACCttctcttttcttaatttttatttctacAAAACCACAAGACTTATAATTGGATATGATTGGGTCAGTTAGATTTCTAATTGTAAGTTTAGAGTGCCAATAGTTTCATCATAATTGTAAATTAGCATATTAAAGTTGAGTTTATACGTACTAAAATTAGTCCTTAAATTGTTTCAGAGTGGTTACGTTTCGTACCACATCCAAAATGATTAATGTTAATATCTTATAAAACCTTAATACCCTAAACGTGGCGTCCAAGCTTCAATTAGAAAATAGAGTAAATTATCAACTTTGGTTTTAAAAAATTGCTCATTTTCTAAATTGTTCGTTCTCTAAATACTAAATAGAATGAGGTTTGCTGATTTTAAGTTGGTCACGAAGTCAGTAGTTGGTCACAGTTACTTCCGTTACTCATGACATCAGAGTTTATTGAtataacatattaaaaacaaatttgattaaaaaaattattaaaaaactaatttaaaaaacaaaaaaaaattgaccgTTTActctcaaaaaaatatattactaaCAAGTAACGTGTTCTaactatatattttaaaaaaaaattataaaataattttttaatgtttttaatatatgaaatatataaaatttaaaaatcttgtattattaatttattatacttTAAAAATACATCTTTCGAACAcaagttaattaaatttaaaagtatattataaaaattttgtagaattcaatttTGAACATTTACACTACAACTCCCCTCAAAATTCTAACTCACAAGACAACCCCTACACGTTGATCTATTCAAAATTTAGTACAGATACATTGCAAGAACTCCATCATGTAGAATCAATGTCTCTTGAAGCAAAAACACGTGACTCCTCTACATTCTAATTTCTAACGATTTATTCAGACAGCGAAATACAACATGCCTAATCCCTATGCTGTTTTCAAATCATTACAGAGTGTTGCTCTTAATCATGCCTTATGTAAAGAGGGTGTCATTTATCTTTATCCTCAGCCATCTTCTTTCGTATCTCATGGGCAACATTGAAAATGCCGAGAGTTGGTTGGTTGCAGACAAAACACTTCTTGTTCTTTGCATGATGCTGCAGAATAAAACATTGGGAAAAGGGTTAGAATTCATACATATCAGATAACTTTTACAATTTTATCGGAGTTGAATTATATATAACCTGGTGAGATCAGActagaataagtaaataaaatgttaattttaacTTTACATGTATAGAAGATGGGAATAGAATGCATATTCGAACTGCACACAAAAAATTAACCGCCAAATCAGCCACTGTATATCCATGTACAGTTACATATATTGATTAActcattttcaatgtgtattctatattttaacatgtaataattttatatcAGTGACGAATTTGGTAGCTATTTTTTGTGTACACGTAACATTGTTGTTCCAACAATTGCAATACCTTTAAGGCGCAATGCTCGCAGAAGTAGTGCTTGCACTTGGTTACAACAGGATCCGCAAAAGGCTTCCtacaaataaaacatgcaaatggCAATGCATCTTCATCGTCACTATCAGCTAAATCAGCACTTTCCTCGTCCGCATCTTCACCCGCAGCCAGTCTCATCCTCCTTGCCTTCTCAGCTTCATCCCATTCCTTCTCCAACTGCCATCCAGACTTGTAATCCCCTCGATCATGCATAAACTTACAGGAATCACCATACCCACAGTAACCAGTCTCCTTGTAATCCTTACATATATCAGGCTGATAATCAAATCTCGCTGAAACTCTTATATGAGCCGAAGCCCTGAGAGGACCATGTGAACCACCAGCCTTTTCGCTAGCAATTGTTTGCTCTCTCCGGAAGCCGGCCTTGTAATCTTTGTAACTGTTCATTCCCTTATATAGTTTGCCATCCTCAGAACTTGTGCCTTTCCCCTTCAAACTCTCTTCTGCTTGCTTAAGAGCACGTTCACGGATTGCACGAGCATCTCTGGAGAAGTCGGTCTCTGTCTCTAGAGTTGCTGTTGCTTTGCTATCATGTTGAACTTGAATCTCTTTCGAAGACTCGAAATGGAAACCGGTTTTTTCAGATTCTTCACTTGGTTCAGTAGAAACAGAGCTTTTCGAGGGGCCAGTTGAAAAGTACAACTTATTGTCAGGCTTTGGAGCCTTCTTCTGAGCATGCAACAAAGAGTTTTCATTTTTTGAATCATCACCCTCATCTTCACTATCAATAGCACGTTTCCTTATATTCTTCTTATTAATTGGTTTCCTGAAGAAGCT is drawn from Arachis hypogaea cultivar Tifrunner chromosome 12, arahy.Tifrunner.gnm2.J5K5, whole genome shotgun sequence and contains these coding sequences:
- the LOC112727038 gene encoding 18.1 kDa class I heat shock protein-like, which gives rise to MGFESNTQMDWKETRNSHIFEIDLPGFTKEDVNLELRQDRVICVRAERKAQEHEEEEEEEKKKLTWHCRERVGTSGVFSRELRLPENSKVDDIKASMRDGVLSITVAKDESKKKHKSHKKVVHIEQEHQGVGANNNNKGIGRFVCCKA
- the LOC112727039 gene encoding zinc finger CCCH domain-containing protein 1, producing MADSDEVAKSAENQQTEQVCSFFRKPINKKNIRKRAIDSEDEGDDSKNENSLLHAQKKAPKPDNKLYFSTGPSKSSVSTEPSEESEKTGFHFESSKEIQVQHDSKATATLETETDFSRDARAIRERALKQAEESLKGKGTSSEDGKLYKGMNSYKDYKAGFRREQTIASEKAGGSHGPLRASAHIRVSARFDYQPDICKDYKETGYCGYGDSCKFMHDRGDYKSGWQLEKEWDEAEKARRMRLAAGEDADEESADLADSDDEDALPFACFICRKPFADPVVTKCKHYFCEHCALKHHAKNKKCFVCNQPTLGIFNVAHEIRKKMAEDKDK